One window of the Pedobacter ginsengisoli genome contains the following:
- a CDS encoding helix-turn-helix domain-containing protein gives MAYLSIQDTCTLLNISRTTLWRLLNQEVIKAYKLGGRKIIKREEIDKLFVNL, from the coding sequence ATGGCATATTTGAGTATTCAAGACACCTGTACGTTATTAAATATAAGCAGAACTACCCTTTGGAGATTGCTTAACCAAGAAGTTATTAAAGCCTACAAATTGGGTGGCCGTAAAATTATTAAACGAGAAGAAATCGATAAATTATTTGTCAACCTATGA
- a CDS encoding site-specific integrase: protein MKQNRTVKLREKKLNDGRLSLYLDFYPPVYIPETGKETRREFLKIYLFEKPINAIQKEHNHVCKTKAESIRAERSLQFINKSFDFTDRLSSKMDFLAYFEQKVKKRNSSKGNADNWFGSFKYLKLYTGGKCTFGDVDERFCEGFKEFLKNVKSLKSETAGLAQNSQYSYFNKFRACVKEAFEERLFSINPILRVKGIPQGESEREYLTFEELKALFETDCEPNVLKRASIFCALTGLRWSDMIKLTWKEVQHSEQDGYFIRFTQQKTSSNETLPIAEQAYEQLGERGNLEDRIFKGLKYSAYTNVQLSRWVMSAGITKKITFHCFRHTYATLQLTMGTDIYTVSKLLGHRHLKTTEVYAKVIDKKKVDASKRIVL from the coding sequence ATGAAACAGAACCGCACAGTTAAATTAAGAGAGAAAAAATTAAATGATGGTCGATTGAGCCTTTATTTAGATTTTTATCCTCCCGTTTACATTCCTGAGACTGGAAAAGAAACCCGAAGAGAGTTTTTAAAAATTTACCTGTTTGAGAAACCGATAAATGCCATTCAAAAAGAGCATAATCATGTATGTAAAACAAAGGCAGAAAGCATTCGTGCTGAAAGAAGTTTGCAGTTCATCAATAAAAGCTTTGATTTTACCGACCGTTTATCTTCTAAAATGGATTTTCTTGCCTATTTCGAGCAAAAGGTTAAGAAACGTAATTCTTCAAAAGGAAATGCTGATAACTGGTTTGGCTCATTTAAATATTTGAAGCTTTATACTGGTGGCAAATGCACATTTGGTGATGTAGATGAAAGATTTTGCGAGGGTTTTAAAGAATTTTTAAAAAATGTAAAATCACTTAAATCTGAAACGGCAGGTTTGGCTCAAAACTCCCAGTATAGCTATTTTAACAAGTTCAGGGCTTGTGTTAAAGAAGCTTTTGAAGAACGTCTATTTTCTATCAACCCCATTCTTAGGGTAAAAGGAATTCCCCAGGGCGAAAGTGAAAGAGAATATTTAACTTTTGAAGAGCTGAAAGCACTTTTTGAAACAGATTGTGAACCAAATGTTTTAAAAAGAGCATCTATATTTTGTGCTTTGACAGGTTTAAGATGGTCAGATATGATTAAACTTACTTGGAAAGAAGTACAACATTCCGAGCAAGACGGATATTTTATTCGTTTTACTCAACAAAAAACCAGTTCTAATGAAACTTTGCCCATTGCCGAACAAGCTTATGAGCAATTAGGAGAACGAGGTAATTTAGAAGATAGAATTTTTAAAGGCTTGAAATATTCGGCTTATACGAATGTGCAATTATCTCGGTGGGTTATGAGTGCTGGAATAACCAAAAAGATCACTTTCCATTGTTTCAGGCATACTTACGCTACTTTACAATTAACAATGGGTACAGATATTTATACGGTATCAAAGCTGTTAGGACATAGGCATTTAAAAACGACAGAAGTATATGCAAAAGTGATAGATAAAAAGAAAGTAGATGCCTCAAAACGTATTGTATTGTAG